From a region of the Candidatus Pantoea bituminis genome:
- the araH gene encoding L-arabinose ABC transporter permease AraH: protein MASSTTSNTPPPASRSGLQFGRIWDNFGMLVVFALLFVACAVFVPNFGSFINMKGLGLAMSMSGMVACGMLFCLASGDFDLSVASVIACAGVVTAVVINMTESLWIGVAAGLVLGMLTGFVNGFVIARLKINALITTLATMQIVRGLAYIFSDGKAVGIEDERFFALGFANWLGIPAPIWLTIATMLIFGFLLNKTTFGRNTLAIGGNEEAARLAGVPVVRTRIIIFILSGLVSAAAGIILASRMTSGQPMTSLGYELVVISACVLGGVSLKGGIGKISYVVAGVLILGTVENAMNLLNISPFSQYVVRGLILLAAVIFDRYKQKHKA from the coding sequence ATGGCTTCATCCACGACATCTAATACGCCGCCGCCAGCCTCACGCAGCGGCCTGCAGTTTGGGCGTATCTGGGACAACTTCGGCATGCTGGTGGTGTTTGCGCTGCTGTTCGTTGCCTGTGCAGTCTTTGTGCCGAATTTCGGCTCGTTCATCAATATGAAAGGCCTGGGATTGGCGATGTCGATGTCTGGCATGGTCGCCTGCGGCATGTTGTTCTGTCTGGCATCCGGCGATTTTGACCTGTCGGTTGCGTCAGTGATTGCCTGCGCCGGTGTCGTCACCGCCGTGGTGATTAACATGACGGAAAGCCTGTGGATTGGCGTTGCTGCAGGCCTGGTGCTGGGCATGCTGACCGGATTCGTTAATGGGTTCGTGATTGCGCGTCTAAAAATCAATGCGCTGATCACCACGCTGGCAACGATGCAAATTGTGCGCGGTCTGGCCTACATCTTCTCTGACGGCAAAGCCGTAGGGATTGAGGACGAGCGCTTTTTCGCTCTGGGTTTTGCCAACTGGCTGGGGATTCCCGCGCCGATTTGGCTCACCATCGCGACCATGCTGATTTTCGGTTTCTTGCTGAATAAAACGACCTTTGGGCGTAATACGCTTGCGATTGGCGGTAACGAAGAGGCTGCGCGCCTGGCGGGTGTGCCCGTGGTGCGTACTCGCATCATCATCTTCATTCTTTCCGGGCTGGTCTCGGCTGCAGCGGGCATCATTCTGGCTTCGCGTATGACCAGCGGTCAGCCGATGACCTCGCTGGGTTATGAGCTGGTGGTGATTTCAGCCTGCGTGTTAGGCGGCGTGTCCCTTAAGGGTGGGATTGGCAAGATCTCCTATGTCGTCGCCGGGGTGTTGATTCTCGGTACCGTTGAGAATGCGATGAATTTATTGAATATCTCGCCATTCTCACAGTATGTGGTGCGTGGTTTGATACTGTTAGCCGCGGTAATTTTCGACCGCTACAAACAAAAACACAAAGCCTGA